Proteins encoded in a region of the Malaciobacter mytili LMG 24559 genome:
- a CDS encoding YciI family protein gives MFIVNLNYIKPLEEVDKYLHEHINYLEEQYSLGNFVASGKKIPRTGGVILSKIRFLSDLEKILHQDPFHKAKLATYEITEFIPSMTAKEFENLKELV, from the coding sequence ATGTTTATAGTAAATTTAAATTATATTAAACCTTTAGAAGAGGTTGATAAATATTTGCATGAGCATATTAATTATTTAGAGGAACAGTATAGTTTAGGTAATTTTGTTGCTTCAGGTAAAAAAATACCAAGAACAGGTGGAGTAATCCTTTCAAAGATTAGGTTTCTAAGTGATTTAGAAAAAATTTTACATCAAGACCCTTTTCATAAAGCAAAATTAGCAACTTATGAAATTACAGAGTTTATTCCAAGTATGACAGCTAAAGAGTTTGAAAATTTAAAAGAATTAGTTTAA
- a CDS encoding YceI family protein: protein MSLIKKSLVAIFCFSFLSMTLNAKECISINELKIKWTSYKTLEKVSVNGSFDKIELITTKNKSTLQEALLNTKAKINLKNINAYSNQKTDNILKYFVKNLKSSKVEAKILKVNKKTMDIEFTLNEKSKVIPMKYKIAENKVIIKGVIDAQDFDLVPALEILNKEVSGHQNKGWFDIPIKLDLFYTKTCN, encoded by the coding sequence ATGAGTTTAATTAAAAAATCTTTAGTAGCAATATTTTGCTTTAGTTTCCTATCTATGACATTAAATGCAAAAGAATGCATTAGTATTAATGAGTTAAAAATTAAATGGACCTCATATAAAACTTTAGAAAAAGTTTCAGTTAATGGAAGCTTTGATAAAATAGAATTAATTACTACAAAAAATAAATCTACTTTACAAGAAGCATTGTTAAATACAAAAGCAAAAATAAATCTAAAAAATATTAATGCTTATAGTAATCAAAAAACAGATAATATTTTAAAGTATTTTGTTAAAAATCTTAAATCTTCAAAAGTTGAAGCTAAAATTCTTAAAGTCAATAAAAAAACAATGGATATTGAATTTACTTTAAATGAAAAATCTAAAGTTATTCCAATGAAGTATAAAATTGCTGAAAATAAAGTAATTATAAAAGGAGTAATAGATGCACAAGATTTTGATTTAGTGCCAGCTTTAGAAATATTAAATAAAGAAGTTTCAGGTCATCAAAATAAAGGATGGTTTGATATTCCTATAAAATTAGATCTATTTTATACTAAAACTTGCAACTAA
- a CDS encoding mechanosensitive ion channel family protein → MQEEIESVQKIYNLLIEFFMNYSFQILGAIIIVFLGFFVAKKFAQAVERLCLKNDLDVTLTKFIVNIVKFGIIIGAAIIAIGKLGITLTPFIAGIGAASLGAGLALQGTLSNYGAGLSIIITRPFIVGNTITVQDVFGIVEEIKLGHTILLTEDGEKITVPNKYIIGEVIINSFEYRIVEATVGISYESDMQKAINIILDEIKSFEDSISTSSKPQVGIKEFADSSVNIEYRYWAKTEIYFETQYKINLAIFEALKQNSIEIPYPIRNLYLHQQQA, encoded by the coding sequence ATGCAAGAAGAAATAGAATCAGTACAGAAGATTTATAATCTTCTAATAGAGTTTTTTATGAATTATAGTTTTCAAATTCTTGGAGCTATAATTATTGTTTTTTTAGGTTTTTTTGTAGCTAAAAAATTTGCACAAGCTGTGGAGAGATTATGTTTAAAAAATGATTTAGATGTAACTCTTACAAAGTTTATTGTAAATATTGTAAAGTTTGGGATAATTATAGGTGCAGCTATAATTGCTATTGGTAAATTAGGAATTACCTTAACACCTTTTATTGCAGGTATTGGTGCTGCTTCACTTGGTGCAGGATTGGCACTTCAAGGAACACTGTCAAATTATGGAGCAGGGTTATCTATTATAATTACAAGACCTTTTATAGTTGGAAATACAATAACTGTTCAAGATGTTTTTGGAATAGTAGAAGAGATAAAACTAGGTCATACTATACTTTTAACAGAAGATGGAGAAAAAATCACTGTTCCAAATAAGTATATTATTGGAGAGGTAATTATTAACTCTTTTGAATATAGAATAGTTGAAGCAACGGTTGGAATATCATATGAAAGTGATATGCAAAAAGCTATTAATATTATTTTAGATGAGATAAAAAGTTTTGAAGATTCAATCTCAACAAGTTCTAAACCTCAAGTGGGAATTAAAGAGTTTGCTGATTCTTCTGTTAATATAGAGTATAGATATTGGGCTAAAACTGAGATTTATTTTGAGACACAATATAAAATAAATTTAGCTATCTTTGAAGCTTTAAAACAAAATAGTATTGAAATTCCTTATCCTATTAGAAACTTATACTTACATCAACAACAAGCTTAA
- a CDS encoding aldo/keto reductase family protein, which translates to MMIYGTAWKKEQTTRLVQEAVLCGFRAIDTACQPKHYREDLVGIALENLYKEGIKRNELFIQTKFTPIEGQDINNMPYLKEDNVIIQLEKSFKKSKENLKTDFIDSYILHSPIYPISDLVSVYTKMQEFYENNEVGQLGISNCYDLNLLMYLYDIAKIKPKVLQNRFYAQTNYDKQLREFCKQKGITYQSFWSLSANAHILASNELEELSFKYNKSVAQIFYRFLTQINITPLNGTTSKVHMLEDLQIQEFTLKEDELNLILKFL; encoded by the coding sequence ATGATGATATATGGAACAGCTTGGAAAAAAGAACAAACTACTAGACTTGTACAAGAGGCAGTTTTATGTGGTTTTAGAGCAATTGATACTGCTTGTCAGCCAAAACATTATAGAGAAGATTTAGTAGGTATTGCTTTAGAAAATCTTTATAAAGAAGGTATAAAAAGAAATGAACTTTTTATACAAACAAAGTTTACTCCTATAGAAGGGCAAGATATAAATAATATGCCTTACTTAAAAGAGGATAATGTAATAATACAACTTGAAAAATCTTTTAAAAAATCAAAAGAAAATTTAAAAACAGATTTTATAGATTCATATATTTTACATTCTCCTATTTATCCCATATCTGATTTAGTAAGTGTATATACAAAAATGCAAGAGTTTTATGAAAACAATGAAGTAGGGCAACTAGGAATTAGTAATTGTTATGATTTAAACTTGCTTATGTATTTATATGATATAGCAAAAATCAAACCAAAAGTTTTACAAAATAGATTTTATGCACAAACAAATTATGATAAGCAGTTAAGAGAGTTTTGTAAACAAAAGGGTATAACTTATCAAAGTTTTTGGTCTTTAAGTGCAAATGCACATATTTTAGCTAGTAATGAACTAGAAGAGTTATCTTTTAAATATAACAAAAGTGTTGCACAAATATTTTATAGATTTTTAACTCAGATAAATATAACACCACTAAATGGAACAACTTCTAAAGTTCATATGTTAGAGGATTTACAAATACAAGAGTTTACTTTAAAAGAAGATGAGCTTAATTTAATATTAAAGTTTTTATAA
- the pdxR gene encoding MocR-like pyridoxine biosynthesis transcription factor PdxR, with translation MYKLEKTSTSLYMQLYLQIKEDIKNNSLKGKLPSIRKMSSDYKISKNTVEAAYNQLYVEGYIYSKPQSGYFVNEEIYTKLKIQKPLKTTKEEKQKKYKYDFYQAKLSNDIFPKKLWAKLYNKVIKEEVNFFEYPNRQGDIGLREEIAKYLASSRAVNCSSEQIVIASGFSDIMFIIANLFKEYTNHFAIEYPGYKVAKKVFELMSYNIEEIAITKEGINLELLKNIKAKLLYVTPSHQYPTGVTIPISNRIKLISWAEKNNSYIIEDDYDSELSYYNRPIPSLQGINNNQRVIYIGTFSKAFSPALRVSYLVLPKCLIERYIKTFDFSYSGTCINTQKTLELFLKEGFWERHLRKVRTLNKKKHDLMKEFLLKYLKDSFKIIREGSGLTILIQAKLNIDFEKLQDKAIEKNIKIYLYTYKNTILISMGFGGFKEEEIEKAVIAFSKIWFECINL, from the coding sequence ATGTATAAATTAGAAAAAACTTCAACTTCTTTATATATGCAATTATATTTACAAATCAAAGAGGATATAAAAAACAACTCTTTAAAAGGAAAACTTCCTTCTATTAGAAAAATGTCATCAGATTATAAAATAAGCAAAAATACAGTTGAAGCTGCATATAACCAACTTTATGTGGAAGGTTATATTTATAGTAAACCTCAAAGTGGATATTTTGTTAATGAAGAGATTTATACAAAATTAAAAATACAAAAACCTTTAAAAACAACAAAAGAAGAAAAACAAAAAAAATATAAATATGATTTTTATCAAGCAAAATTAAGCAATGATATTTTTCCTAAAAAACTTTGGGCTAAACTTTATAATAAAGTAATAAAAGAAGAAGTGAATTTTTTTGAATATCCAAATAGACAAGGAGATATAGGATTAAGAGAAGAAATTGCAAAATATTTAGCAAGCTCAAGGGCTGTAAATTGTAGTAGTGAACAAATAGTAATAGCAAGTGGATTTTCAGATATTATGTTTATTATTGCCAATTTATTTAAAGAGTATACAAACCATTTTGCCATTGAATATCCAGGATATAAAGTTGCAAAAAAAGTCTTTGAACTAATGTCTTATAATATTGAAGAAATTGCTATTACAAAAGAGGGAATAAATCTTGAACTTTTAAAAAATATAAAAGCTAAACTTTTATATGTTACTCCTTCGCATCAATACCCAACAGGGGTTACAATTCCAATTTCAAATAGAATTAAACTTATCTCATGGGCAGAAAAAAACAATAGCTATATTATAGAAGATGATTATGATAGTGAACTTAGTTACTATAATAGACCCATACCTTCACTACAAGGAATAAACAATAATCAAAGAGTAATTTATATAGGAACTTTTTCAAAAGCTTTTTCCCCTGCTTTAAGGGTTAGTTATCTTGTTTTACCAAAATGTCTTATTGAAAGATATATTAAGACTTTTGATTTTTCATATTCAGGTACTTGTATTAATACTCAAAAAACTTTGGAACTTTTTTTAAAAGAAGGTTTTTGGGAAAGACATCTAAGAAAAGTAAGAACTTTAAATAAAAAAAAGCATGATTTAATGAAAGAATTTCTTTTAAAATATTTAAAAGATAGTTTTAAGATTATAAGAGAAGGAAGTGGCTTAACTATTTTAATACAAGCAAAACTTAATATTGATTTTGAAAAACTACAAGATAAAGCTATTGAAAAAAATATTAAAATTTATCTTTATACTTATAAAAATACAATTTTAATTTCTATGGGATTTGGAGGATTTAAAGAAGAGGAGATTGAAAAAGCAGTTATTGCTTTTTCAAAAATATGGTTTGAATGTATAAATTTATAA
- the dapE gene encoding succinyl-diaminopimelate desuccinylase produces MTVIEIFQKLLKFKSITPNDDGAFDFIEEYLGEEWNCINIDREDTKNRFYYKKFNENPQHLCFAGHIDVVPPGNGWEVDPFEAKVIDGIITARGAQDMKSGDAAFLYACKNAKNFDGTLSILLTSDEEGEGTYGTIKALEYLKQINMIPNYAVVAEPTCEEVFGDAIKVGRRGSINGYITIKGKQGHAAYPEKCINPIHNFASVLPKIAGINLDNGDEYFSPSKLVITDIRGGMKVTNVTANELEIMFNVRNSTNTTREDVENFIYENLKGLDYEFRTTQGSFPFVTNKQSKVVKAMENSIKEILNITTKHSTAGGTSDARYFGAFGIEAIEFGVINDTIHSVGERTSVKEVEDLCLVFENLIAKF; encoded by the coding sequence ATGACAGTTATAGAAATATTTCAAAAATTATTAAAATTTAAGTCAATTACTCCTAATGATGATGGGGCTTTTGATTTTATAGAAGAGTATTTAGGTGAAGAGTGGAATTGTATAAATATTGATAGAGAAGATACAAAAAATAGATTTTATTATAAAAAATTCAATGAAAATCCCCAACATTTATGTTTTGCAGGACATATAGATGTGGTACCTCCTGGGAATGGTTGGGAAGTTGATCCATTTGAAGCAAAAGTTATAGATGGTATAATAACTGCAAGGGGAGCACAAGATATGAAAAGTGGTGATGCTGCTTTTTTATATGCTTGTAAAAATGCTAAAAATTTTGATGGGACTTTATCTATTTTACTAACAAGTGATGAAGAGGGTGAAGGAACTTATGGAACTATTAAAGCTTTAGAGTATTTAAAACAAATTAATATGATTCCAAACTATGCAGTTGTTGCAGAACCTACTTGCGAAGAAGTTTTTGGAGATGCAATAAAAGTTGGAAGAAGGGGAAGTATTAATGGATATATTACAATTAAAGGAAAGCAAGGTCATGCTGCTTATCCTGAAAAATGTATAAATCCAATACATAATTTTGCTTCAGTATTACCAAAAATAGCTGGTATTAATTTAGATAATGGAGATGAATATTTTTCTCCTAGTAAATTAGTAATTACAGATATTAGAGGTGGTATGAAAGTTACAAATGTAACTGCAAATGAATTAGAAATTATGTTTAATGTAAGAAATTCTACAAATACTACAAGAGAAGATGTTGAAAATTTTATTTATGAAAATTTAAAAGGTTTAGATTATGAATTTAGAACTACACAAGGTTCCTTTCCTTTTGTTACAAATAAACAATCAAAAGTAGTAAAAGCTATGGAAAATTCAATTAAAGAAATATTAAATATCACTACAAAACATAGTACAGCTGGAGGTACAAGTGATGCTAGATATTTTGGTGCTTTTGGAATAGAAGCAATTGAATTTGGTGTAATAAATGATACTATTCATAGTGTAGGTGAGAGAACTTCTGTTAAAGAAGTGGAAGATTTATGTTTAGTATTTGAAAATTTAATAGCAAAGTTTTAG
- a CDS encoding aspartate/glutamate racemase family protein, which yields MKTIGLLGGMSWESTVLYYKQINEEIKIQLGSLHSAKVVLYSVDFEEIEKLQHSKNWNKAAEILSIAAKNIEIASADFLLICTNTMHKVVPTIEKNIKIPILHIADATGKVLQENSIKKVGLLGTAFTMKEEFYKNRIKSNFNIEVIVPNEEEINIIHKIIYEELCLGIIKEASKKQYLKIIDNLVLKGVQGVILGCTEIGMLIKQEDTKVKLFDTTLIHAKEAVKEALKD from the coding sequence ATGAAAACTATAGGATTACTTGGTGGAATGAGTTGGGAAAGTACAGTTTTATATTATAAGCAAATAAATGAAGAAATTAAGATACAACTTGGTTCTTTACATAGTGCAAAAGTAGTTTTATATAGTGTAGATTTTGAAGAAATAGAAAAACTTCAACATAGTAAAAATTGGAATAAGGCAGCTGAGATATTAAGTATCGCTGCAAAAAATATAGAAATAGCAAGTGCTGATTTTTTACTTATTTGTACAAATACTATGCATAAAGTTGTACCTACTATTGAAAAAAATATAAAAATTCCTATTTTACATATTGCAGATGCAACAGGAAAAGTACTTCAAGAAAATAGTATAAAAAAAGTTGGTCTTTTAGGAACGGCGTTTACTATGAAAGAAGAGTTTTATAAAAATAGAATAAAAAGTAATTTTAATATTGAAGTAATAGTTCCAAATGAAGAAGAGATTAATATTATTCATAAGATTATATATGAAGAGTTATGTTTAGGTATTATTAAAGAAGCTTCAAAAAAACAATATTTAAAAATAATTGATAATTTAGTTTTAAAAGGTGTTCAAGGGGTTATTTTAGGGTGTACTGAAATTGGAATGTTAATAAAACAAGAAGATACTAAAGTTAAACTTTTTGATACAACTTTAATTCATGCAAAAGAGGCTGTAAAAGAGGCATTAAAGGATTAA
- a CDS encoding response regulator transcription factor encodes MNKDLINNLKEFTILYADNKEEIRNENLEILKFLFKEVYIASNNYEILKLYKEVSPTLIITNIKVDNVSVIETLKKIRKDDFKTPIAMITTLADNKLILNAIELNLLKCIVYPLTKEKLEEVFSKFLERQSLNNIITLSHKFTFYKKSSLIKNQNNIFFLTNKELIFLDYLLNKKPIITYEEMEYLLDIDRFKNENAIRQFIKKLRKKLPSNYLRNVRNYGYFIPSDYL; translated from the coding sequence ATGAATAAAGATTTAATTAACAATTTAAAAGAATTTACTATTCTTTATGCAGATAATAAAGAAGAGATTCGAAATGAAAATTTGGAAATACTTAAGTTTCTATTTAAAGAAGTATATATTGCTTCAAATAATTATGAAATACTTAAGTTATACAAAGAAGTTAGTCCTACTTTAATAATTACAAATATTAAAGTAGACAATGTATCAGTTATTGAAACTTTGAAAAAAATCAGAAAAGATGATTTTAAAACCCCCATTGCTATGATTACTACTTTAGCAGACAATAAACTAATTTTAAATGCAATAGAATTAAATTTATTAAAATGTATCGTGTATCCTTTAACAAAAGAGAAATTAGAAGAGGTTTTTTCAAAATTTTTAGAGAGGCAATCTTTAAATAATATTATAACGCTAAGCCATAAATTTACATTTTATAAAAAAAGTTCCCTAATTAAAAATCAAAATAATATCTTTTTTTTAACAAATAAAGAACTAATCTTTTTAGATTACTTATTAAATAAAAAACCTATTATAACTTACGAAGAAATGGAGTATCTATTAGATATTGATAGATTTAAAAATGAAAATGCTATTAGGCAATTTATAAAAAAACTAAGAAAAAAATTACCTAGTAATTATCTTAGAAATGTTAGAAATTATGGATATTTTATTCCAAGTGATTATCTATAA
- a CDS encoding GNAT family N-acetyltransferase: MQIIIYDKSYLNKIPELFVNSIYNSCKKDYTLKQLEAWAGLNIDYKFWENKLKKTKPFLAILDGKLVGFAEFYNDYIDCFYVDYTFQKKGIGKALLTHIIYIAKQNNIKKIKVDASITSKPFFEKFGFKKVKRNLVKKANEELINYSLELIL; the protein is encoded by the coding sequence ATGCAAATAATAATTTACGATAAAAGTTACTTAAATAAAATTCCAGAACTTTTTGTAAATTCTATTTATAATAGCTGTAAAAAAGATTATACTCTTAAGCAGTTAGAAGCTTGGGCTGGTTTAAATATTGATTATAAGTTTTGGGAAAATAAACTTAAAAAAACAAAACCTTTTCTTGCTATTTTAGATGGAAAATTAGTAGGTTTTGCAGAATTTTATAATGATTATATAGATTGTTTTTATGTGGATTATACTTTTCAAAAAAAAGGTATAGGCAAAGCACTTTTAACTCATATTATTTATATAGCAAAACAAAATAATATAAAAAAAATTAAAGTAGATGCAAGTATTACTTCAAAACCTTTTTTTGAAAAATTTGGATTTAAAAAAGTAAAGAGAAATTTAGTAAAAAAAGCAAATGAAGAGTTAATAAATTACTCTTTAGAATTAATACTATAG
- a CDS encoding GNAT family acetyltransferase: MILKVADLNDIDEVLELHYKYQVDSIKEEDKKDGFVTTAFTKEQLTNLIEKEQGLFIAKIDNKVVAYVMAASWQFWSVWPMFAHMIKNLPNLEYLNQKLSVDNSYQYGPICIDKSVRGKQVLERIFDFSRAHMAKRFPILVTFINKINPRSYEAHTRKLGLEVICEFEFNNNHYYELVYDTSKPVIL, from the coding sequence ATGATATTAAAAGTAGCAGATTTAAATGATATTGATGAGGTATTAGAACTTCATTATAAATATCAAGTTGATTCTATTAAAGAAGAAGATAAAAAAGATGGATTTGTTACAACTGCTTTTACAAAAGAGCAGCTAACAAATCTAATTGAAAAAGAACAAGGTTTATTTATAGCAAAAATAGATAATAAAGTAGTAGCTTATGTAATGGCTGCATCTTGGCAATTTTGGTCTGTTTGGCCTATGTTTGCGCATATGATAAAAAATTTGCCAAATTTAGAGTATTTAAATCAAAAATTAAGTGTAGATAACTCTTATCAATATGGACCAATTTGCATAGATAAAAGTGTAAGAGGAAAACAAGTTTTAGAAAGAATTTTTGATTTCTCAAGGGCTCATATGGCAAAAAGATTTCCAATTTTGGTAACTTTTATTAATAAAATAAATCCAAGGTCTTATGAAGCACATACACGAAAATTAGGTTTAGAGGTTATTTGTGAATTTGAATTTAACAATAATCACTATTATGAATTAGTTTATGATACTTCTAAACCTGTAATTTTATAA
- a CDS encoding DUF748 domain-containing protein — protein sequence MKTNKTIKILISLVLLYSLIGFFIIPYFLKPQIIKIINENITKEVFIENLRLNPFTFEINIDEFEIKDKETSLIYFKNLYIDFSIFKTIDKNHIRFEKINLTDAKINIIEDDKGIINLTKLAKEKKEEKNKNTNSSIIDFLILTTNINNATINYTRNSKIDPFSISLNNLNYVFHDLGSFKNIVASQTLSTKINENTTLNMKGGFKLEPFSMYANVSLQNLKPTEFLSYKKSMLNFNLEDKASIDLNFGYQINFNNSLDLKVQNLNLAIKNIDLKQKNSTLAKFENLLVKNLFLEYPKQIIDIESISLEKPFVKAIISKNKEINFTTLINTIEKKEPTKQEENSLPWFFDLKTFNISKAQLEYSDKSNNNEVRLNNLSFNIDNFKVKKEDLKISTITLNEPSIKISNKKEQLNLDIKNLSLVATNLKKEKEKIFLDKIDLKKEALFLTKQLQAEIITKNIDLIIDKIVFENNTLAIKNTKLKEPYISITLPKNTTTNKKEQKDKLTTNTQKENNSKDNLNLDIGPLKIENASFNFEDKNLPIPFKTLVSNLNGNFSEFNSKSSKPTKLNLEGAVDTYGYTKITGLVEHQNIKNLTDINMIFKNITIKNFTSYSGKFLGREIDSGKLNLDLKYNIKSSNLDAKNSIIISDIRFGKEIKSEDAVSLPLELAIALLEDSKGIINLDIPISGDVNDPNFSVGPIIWKAFTNLILKAVSAPFNLLASLLGIQADEIKTIDFEYASSKLLPSEKEALDNLALIMEKRPNIAIKIIPNYTSNDIKALQNSKATLLIEEQMKKVSKGDKYQIAIENLYTSYKNKKELKEIKKEFIINENKKEVFLKDKYLANLKENIALKQIITEDEIKLLTQNRIKTILDYFKTKKVDSSKLIISEEKQSETNKNFTKFDLEITVAKRK from the coding sequence ATGAAAACTAATAAAACTATAAAAATACTAATATCTTTAGTATTACTATACTCTTTAATTGGATTTTTTATTATTCCCTATTTTCTTAAACCACAAATAATAAAAATAATCAATGAAAATATTACAAAAGAGGTTTTTATAGAAAATCTTAGATTAAATCCTTTTACTTTTGAAATAAATATTGATGAGTTTGAAATAAAAGATAAAGAAACATCATTAATTTATTTTAAAAATTTATATATTGATTTTTCTATTTTTAAAACAATTGATAAAAATCATATAAGATTTGAAAAAATTAATTTAACTGATGCAAAAATTAATATAATTGAAGATGATAAAGGTATTATAAATCTTACAAAATTAGCAAAAGAAAAAAAAGAAGAAAAAAATAAAAATACAAACTCTTCTATAATTGATTTTTTAATACTTACAACAAATATAAATAATGCAACAATAAACTATACAAGAAATAGTAAAATTGATCCTTTTTCTATTTCATTAAATAACTTAAACTATGTTTTTCATGATTTAGGAAGTTTTAAAAATATTGTTGCTTCACAAACTTTAAGTACAAAAATAAATGAAAATACAACTTTAAATATGAAAGGTGGCTTTAAATTAGAACCTTTTTCTATGTATGCAAATGTAAGTTTACAAAATTTAAAACCAACTGAGTTTTTAAGCTATAAAAAAAGTATGTTAAATTTTAACTTAGAGGATAAGGCTTCTATTGATTTAAACTTTGGTTATCAAATAAATTTTAATAACTCTTTAGATTTAAAAGTTCAAAATTTAAATTTAGCTATAAAAAATATTGATTTAAAACAAAAAAACTCTACATTAGCAAAATTTGAAAATTTATTAGTTAAAAACCTATTTTTAGAATACCCAAAACAAATAATTGATATAGAATCAATATCTTTAGAAAAACCCTTTGTAAAGGCAATTATATCTAAAAACAAAGAGATAAACTTTACTACACTTATAAATACAATAGAAAAAAAAGAACCTACAAAACAAGAAGAAAACTCTTTACCGTGGTTTTTTGATTTAAAAACATTTAATATTTCAAAAGCACAGCTTGAATATAGTGATAAAAGTAACAATAATGAAGTAAGACTAAATAATCTTAGTTTTAATATTGATAATTTTAAAGTAAAAAAAGAGGATTTAAAAATCTCAACAATTACTTTAAATGAACCTTCAATTAAAATATCTAATAAAAAAGAACAACTAAATCTTGATATAAAAAACCTATCATTAGTTGCAACAAATTTAAAAAAAGAAAAAGAAAAAATCTTTTTAGATAAAATTGATTTAAAAAAAGAAGCTTTATTTTTAACTAAACAGTTACAAGCTGAAATTATTACAAAAAACATAGATTTAATTATTGATAAAATTGTATTTGAAAATAATACTTTAGCAATAAAAAATACAAAGTTAAAAGAGCCATATATAAGTATTACGCTTCCTAAAAATACTACAACAAATAAAAAAGAGCAAAAAGATAAACTAACTACTAATACACAAAAAGAAAACAATTCAAAAGATAATTTAAACTTAGATATAGGCCCACTTAAAATAGAAAATGCTTCTTTTAATTTTGAAGATAAAAATTTACCAATACCTTTTAAAACATTGGTTTCAAATTTAAATGGAAACTTTTCTGAATTCAACTCAAAAAGTTCGAAACCAACAAAACTTAATTTAGAAGGTGCTGTTGATACATATGGTTATACAAAAATTACAGGATTAGTTGAACATCAAAATATAAAAAATCTAACAGATATAAATATGATATTTAAAAATATTACTATTAAAAATTTCACTTCTTACTCAGGTAAATTTTTAGGTAGAGAAATAGACTCAGGTAAATTAAATCTTGATTTAAAATATAATATAAAAAGTTCAAATTTAGATGCTAAAAATAGCATAATTATAAGTGATATTAGATTTGGGAAAGAAATAAAAAGTGAAGATGCAGTTTCACTTCCACTAGAACTAGCAATTGCATTACTTGAAGATTCAAAAGGAATAATCAACTTAGATATACCTATTTCTGGGGATGTTAATGATCCTAACTTTTCAGTGGGTCCTATTATTTGGAAAGCCTTTACAAACTTGATATTAAAAGCAGTAAGTGCACCTTTTAACTTATTAGCTTCACTTTTAGGTATTCAAGCTGATGAAATAAAAACTATTGATTTTGAATATGCAAGTAGTAAATTACTTCCATCAGAAAAAGAAGCCCTTGATAATCTTGCTTTAATTATGGAAAAAAGACCAAATATTGCTATAAAAATTATTCCAAACTATACTTCAAATGATATAAAAGCTTTACAAAATTCAAAAGCAACTTTATTAATAGAAGAGCAAATGAAAAAAGTATCAAAAGGGGATAAATATCAAATTGCAATTGAAAATTTATATACTTCATATAAAAATAAAAAAGAGTTAAAAGAGATAAAAAAAGAGTTTATTATAAATGAAAATAAAAAAGAAGTATTTTTAAAAGATAAATATTTAGCAAACCTAAAAGAAAATATTGCTTTAAAACAAATTATTACAGAAGATGAGATTAAACTTTTAACACAAAATAGAATTAAAACTATTTTAGATTATTTTAAAACTAAAAAAGTAGATAGTTCAAAACTTATAATTAGTGAAGAAAAACAGAGTGAGACAAATAAAAACTTTACTAAATTTGACTTAGAGATTACAGTAGCTAAAAGAAAATAG